A single region of the Amia ocellicauda isolate fAmiCal2 chromosome 8, fAmiCal2.hap1, whole genome shotgun sequence genome encodes:
- the LOC136755513 gene encoding FYN-binding protein 1 isoform X2 has product MPEGCLLQDKMDNKADVKAIMARFNTNNSPGEGLPGSRPKVAVHPTFSGGSSLQAKKATLESNLSGNMSSNTAPKPAFLKNTGPVKTEEKNDKDLPFPKLKPTGSKFGGVNNAQEESKPPFPRQQFKPKPPETSKDSEPKSPFPKPPLNKPTLSSNLQDKEPKPAFPKPAAVSKPPWVTENSKSEEKSPGPSAGVKMPHPPKPKSSFKVLKTQVEETNKTESVGKPFSGVVLKQSGGRNFPSPLVKENSEPKDNNDKAEDTAKSNTKPMSALIARLNQESSEEIKPPPQKPHFGAPKQNIPNKPLIDKFQKENEDPSAPKRNPLPNKFALGTPPAKPNRPPNVNLEQFKKDAESKNNGPSLGPKKAGPPPPPPPSAHPSTQPPPPLASHPSASGPPLPSLPPRHPGAIIQPDPDENYDDVGVLNNAEGFSGQNQWTEEDGSDEEMYEDLEERWSSKESKEQEKKREKEEKKRLEQEKKEQKEREKKEQDLKKRFKLTGPLQVIHKVKARVDCKGGKNDLCMKQGEAIDIIRITDNPEGKWLGRNVDGSLGYVKTESVEIDYDILKRQQRSGTLLGIERRVEEDPEVYDDVASQDDLNSGTRGGVILPPPPEEDEIYHDLDDAELNVSSALQEDSKVNTWSRGLLRMITGRDDRKKILPDSNGEIVHLVPPPAKFSEDKSAPVADDEIYDDVESQSFPPPPPASSLPKLKPVKEKPEEKDPKKQKKFEKEEKEFRKKFKYDGEIQVLYKITIVTPLANKKWGNKDLPLKPGEVLDVIQKAVGNKLICRNEDGKFGFVSTTNIIAEDADIYDDIGEDCIYDND; this is encoded by the exons ATGCCGGAGGGCTGCTTGTTACAGGACAAAATG GACAACAAGGCGGATGTGAAGGCTATCATGGCCAGGTTCAATACTAATAACAGTCCGGGTGAGGGACTTCCTGGGAGTCGCCCCAAAGTGGCCGTCCACCCAACCTTCTCTGGGGGATCGTCATTACAAGCCAAGAAAGCTACACTAGAGAGCAACCTGTCTGGGAACATGTCCTCCAACACTGCCCCCAAACCAGCGTTCCTCAAGAACACAGGTCCGGTGAAAACCGAAGAAAAGAATGACAAGGATCTTCCTTTCCCCAAGCTTAAGCCGACAGGAAGCAAATTTGGTGGCGTCAACAATGCCCAGGAGGAAAGTAAACCTCCGTTCCCCAGACAGCAATTCAAGCCAAAACCTCCAGAGACGTCAAAGGACAGCGAACCCAAGTCTCCTTTTCCAAAGCCACCGCTGAATAAGCCGACTCTTAGCTCTAACCTTCAGGACAAAGAGCCCAAACCAGCATTTCCAAAGCCCGCAGCTGTGTCCAAGCCTCCCTGGGTCACGGAGAACTCCAAGAGCGAGGAGAAGAGCCCTGGTCCCTCTGCCggagtcaaaatgcctcacccACCCAAGCCCAAAAGCTCTTTTAAGGTCTTGAAAACGCAAGTGGAGGAAACCAATAAAACTGAGTCTGTGGGAAAGCCATTTTCAGGGGTTGTCCTTAAACAAAGCGGTGGCAGGAACTTCCCAAGTCCTTTAGTGAAGGAAAACAGTGAACCAAAAGACAACAATGACAAAGCTGAAGATACCGCAAAAAGCAACACTAAACCTATGAGTGCTTTAATTGCCAGATTAAACCAGGAAAGCTCAGAGGAGATCAAGCCTCCCCCACAGAAGCCACATTTTGGTGCACCGAAACAAAACATTCCTAACAAGCCACTTATAGACAAATTCCAGAAAGAAAACGAAGACCCATCTGCCCCGAAACGGAACCCTTTGCCTAATAAATTTGCTCTCGGGACCCCACCAGCAAAACCAAACCGGCCCCCAAATGTTAACCTAGAACAATTCAAAAAGGATGCAGAGTCAAAAAATAACG gtCCAAGCCTGGGGCCAAAGAAAGCAGGgccaccccctcctcctccaccctcAGCACATCCCAGCAcccaaccaccaccacccctcGCCTCTCACCCCTCGGCCTCTGGCCCACCTCTCCCCAGTTTACCACCAAGACACCCGGGAGCAAT AATCCAGCCAGATCCGGATGAGAACTATGATGATGTTGGTGTCCTGAACAATGCAGAAG GGTTTTCTGGCCAAAACCAGTGGACTGAG GAAGATGGAAGTGATGAGGAAATGTACGAGGATCTGGAGGAGCGATG GTCATCCAAGGAATCGAAAGAACAGGAGAAGAAGCGCGAGAAAGAGGAGAAGAAACGACTGGAGCAAGAGAAGAAGGAGCAGAAAGAACGAGAGAAGAAAGAGCAGGATCTGAAGAAACGATTTAAG CTGACTGGCCCACTGCAGGTTATTCACAAAGTAAAGGCAAGAGTGGACTGCAAAGGTGGCAAGAACGACCTGTGTATGAAGCAAGGGGAGGCCATCGACATCATCCGCATCACAGACAACCCAGAGGGAAAGTGGCTGGGCAGAAATGTAGATGGCTCAT TGGGTTACGTGAAAACCGAGTCGGTGGAGATTGACTACGACATCTTGAAAAGGCAGCAGAGAAGTGGAACCCTCCTGGGCATCGAAAGGCGAGTGGAGGAGGACCCTGAGGTTTATGATGATGTTGCATCCCAGGACGACTTGAACAG tGGCACTCGAGGTGGAG TTATTTTACCTCCACCACCTGAAGAAGATGAAATTTATCACGACCTCGATGACGCAGAGTTGAACGTGAG TTCTGCATTGCAGGAGGATTCTAAGGTCAACACCTGGTCCCGGGGACTGCTGAGGATGATAACGGGCAGGGATGACAGAAAGAAAATTTTGCCCGACAGTAATGGGGAAATTGTACATTT AGTGCCTCCTCCAGCAAAGTTTTCAGAAG acaAGTCAGCCCCGGTGGCAGATGATGAGATCTATGATGATGTGGAGTCTCAAAGCTTCCCTCCGCCCCCACCGGCTTCAAG tcTCCCAAAGTTAAAGCCAGTTAAGGAAAAGCCAGAAGAGAAAGACCCCAAAAAGCAGAAGAAGTTTGAAAAGGAGGAGAAGGAGTTTAGAAAGAAGTTCAAA TATGATGGTGAAATCCAAGTGCTTTACAAAATTACAATAGTGACCCCGCTGGCAAATAAGAAGTGGGGAAACAAGGACCTACCTCTCAAACCTGGGGAGGTTTTGGACGTGATTCAGAAGGCTGTGGGCAACAAGTTGATCTGCAGGAATGAGGATGGGAAAT TTGGTTTTGTTTCAACCACCAACATTATTGCAGA
- the LOC136755513 gene encoding FYN-binding protein 1 isoform X3: MARFNTNNSPGEGLPGSRPKVAVHPTFSGGSSLQAKKATLESNLSGNMSSNTAPKPAFLKNTGPVKTEEKNDKDLPFPKLKPTGSKFGGVNNAQEESKPPFPRQQFKPKPPETSKDSEPKSPFPKPPLNKPTLSSNLQDKEPKPAFPKPAAVSKPPWVTENSKSEEKSPGPSAGVKMPHPPKPKSSFKVLKTQVEETNKTESVGKPFSGVVLKQSGGRNFPSPLVKENSEPKDNNDKAEDTAKSNTKPMSALIARLNQESSEEIKPPPQKPHFGAPKQNIPNKPLIDKFQKENEDPSAPKRNPLPNKFALGTPPAKPNRPPNVNLEQFKKDAESKNNGPSLGPKKAGPPPPPPPSAHPSTQPPPPLASHPSASGPPLPSLPPRHPGAIIQPDPDENYDDVGVLNNAEGFSGQNQWTEEDGSDEEMYEDLEERWSSKESKEQEKKREKEEKKRLEQEKKEQKEREKKEQDLKKRFKLTGPLQVIHKVKARVDCKGGKNDLCMKQGEAIDIIRITDNPEGKWLGRNVDGSLGYVKTESVEIDYDILKRQQRSGTLLGIERRVEEDPEVYDDVASQDDLNSGTRGGVILPPPPEEDEIYHDLDDAELNVSSALQEDSKVNTWSRGLLRMITGRDDRKKILPDSNGEIVHLVPPPAKFSEDKSAPVADDEIYDDVESQSFPPPPPASSLPKLKPVKEKPEEKDPKKQKKFEKEEKEFRKKFKYDGEIQVLYKITIVTPLANKKWGNKDLPLKPGEVLDVIQKAVGNKLICRNEDGKFGFVSTTNIIAEDADIYDDIGEDCIYDND, encoded by the exons ATGGCCAGGTTCAATACTAATAACAGTCCGGGTGAGGGACTTCCTGGGAGTCGCCCCAAAGTGGCCGTCCACCCAACCTTCTCTGGGGGATCGTCATTACAAGCCAAGAAAGCTACACTAGAGAGCAACCTGTCTGGGAACATGTCCTCCAACACTGCCCCCAAACCAGCGTTCCTCAAGAACACAGGTCCGGTGAAAACCGAAGAAAAGAATGACAAGGATCTTCCTTTCCCCAAGCTTAAGCCGACAGGAAGCAAATTTGGTGGCGTCAACAATGCCCAGGAGGAAAGTAAACCTCCGTTCCCCAGACAGCAATTCAAGCCAAAACCTCCAGAGACGTCAAAGGACAGCGAACCCAAGTCTCCTTTTCCAAAGCCACCGCTGAATAAGCCGACTCTTAGCTCTAACCTTCAGGACAAAGAGCCCAAACCAGCATTTCCAAAGCCCGCAGCTGTGTCCAAGCCTCCCTGGGTCACGGAGAACTCCAAGAGCGAGGAGAAGAGCCCTGGTCCCTCTGCCggagtcaaaatgcctcacccACCCAAGCCCAAAAGCTCTTTTAAGGTCTTGAAAACGCAAGTGGAGGAAACCAATAAAACTGAGTCTGTGGGAAAGCCATTTTCAGGGGTTGTCCTTAAACAAAGCGGTGGCAGGAACTTCCCAAGTCCTTTAGTGAAGGAAAACAGTGAACCAAAAGACAACAATGACAAAGCTGAAGATACCGCAAAAAGCAACACTAAACCTATGAGTGCTTTAATTGCCAGATTAAACCAGGAAAGCTCAGAGGAGATCAAGCCTCCCCCACAGAAGCCACATTTTGGTGCACCGAAACAAAACATTCCTAACAAGCCACTTATAGACAAATTCCAGAAAGAAAACGAAGACCCATCTGCCCCGAAACGGAACCCTTTGCCTAATAAATTTGCTCTCGGGACCCCACCAGCAAAACCAAACCGGCCCCCAAATGTTAACCTAGAACAATTCAAAAAGGATGCAGAGTCAAAAAATAACG gtCCAAGCCTGGGGCCAAAGAAAGCAGGgccaccccctcctcctccaccctcAGCACATCCCAGCAcccaaccaccaccacccctcGCCTCTCACCCCTCGGCCTCTGGCCCACCTCTCCCCAGTTTACCACCAAGACACCCGGGAGCAAT AATCCAGCCAGATCCGGATGAGAACTATGATGATGTTGGTGTCCTGAACAATGCAGAAG GGTTTTCTGGCCAAAACCAGTGGACTGAG GAAGATGGAAGTGATGAGGAAATGTACGAGGATCTGGAGGAGCGATG GTCATCCAAGGAATCGAAAGAACAGGAGAAGAAGCGCGAGAAAGAGGAGAAGAAACGACTGGAGCAAGAGAAGAAGGAGCAGAAAGAACGAGAGAAGAAAGAGCAGGATCTGAAGAAACGATTTAAG CTGACTGGCCCACTGCAGGTTATTCACAAAGTAAAGGCAAGAGTGGACTGCAAAGGTGGCAAGAACGACCTGTGTATGAAGCAAGGGGAGGCCATCGACATCATCCGCATCACAGACAACCCAGAGGGAAAGTGGCTGGGCAGAAATGTAGATGGCTCAT TGGGTTACGTGAAAACCGAGTCGGTGGAGATTGACTACGACATCTTGAAAAGGCAGCAGAGAAGTGGAACCCTCCTGGGCATCGAAAGGCGAGTGGAGGAGGACCCTGAGGTTTATGATGATGTTGCATCCCAGGACGACTTGAACAG tGGCACTCGAGGTGGAG TTATTTTACCTCCACCACCTGAAGAAGATGAAATTTATCACGACCTCGATGACGCAGAGTTGAACGTGAG TTCTGCATTGCAGGAGGATTCTAAGGTCAACACCTGGTCCCGGGGACTGCTGAGGATGATAACGGGCAGGGATGACAGAAAGAAAATTTTGCCCGACAGTAATGGGGAAATTGTACATTT AGTGCCTCCTCCAGCAAAGTTTTCAGAAG acaAGTCAGCCCCGGTGGCAGATGATGAGATCTATGATGATGTGGAGTCTCAAAGCTTCCCTCCGCCCCCACCGGCTTCAAG tcTCCCAAAGTTAAAGCCAGTTAAGGAAAAGCCAGAAGAGAAAGACCCCAAAAAGCAGAAGAAGTTTGAAAAGGAGGAGAAGGAGTTTAGAAAGAAGTTCAAA TATGATGGTGAAATCCAAGTGCTTTACAAAATTACAATAGTGACCCCGCTGGCAAATAAGAAGTGGGGAAACAAGGACCTACCTCTCAAACCTGGGGAGGTTTTGGACGTGATTCAGAAGGCTGTGGGCAACAAGTTGATCTGCAGGAATGAGGATGGGAAAT TTGGTTTTGTTTCAACCACCAACATTATTGCAGA
- the LOC136755513 gene encoding FYN-binding protein 1 isoform X4, whose amino-acid sequence MFPSVTRTDSSRTTRPDNKADVKAIMARFNTNNSPGEGLPGSRPKVAVHPTFSGGSSLQAKKATLESNLSGNMSSNTAPKPAFLKNTGPVKTEEKNDKDLPFPKLKPTGSKFGGVNNAQEESKPPFPRQQFKPKPPETSKDSEPKSPFPKPPLNKPTLSSNLQDKEPKPAFPKPAAVSKPPWVTENSKSEEKSPGPSAGVKMPHPPKPKSSFKVLKTQVEETNKTESVGKPFSGVVLKQSGGRNFPSPLVKENSEPKDNNDKAEDTAKSNTKPMSALIARLNQESSEEIKPPPQKPHFGAPKQNIPNKPLIDKFQKENEDPSAPKRNPLPNKFALGTPPAKPNRPPNVNLEQFKKDAESKNNGPSLGPKKAGPPPPPPPSAHPSTQPPPPLASHPSASGPPLPSLPPRHPGAIIQPDPDENYDDVGVLNNAEGFSGQNQWTEEDGSDEEMYEDLEERWSSKESKEQEKKREKEEKKRLEQEKKEQKEREKKEQDLKKRFKLTGPLQVIHKVKARVDCKGGKNDLCMKQGEAIDIIRITDNPEGKWLGRNVDGSLGYVKTESVEIDYDILKRQQRSGTLLGIERRVEEDPEVYDDVASQDDLNSGTRGGVILPPPPEEDEIYHDLDDAELNVRVPPPAKFSEDKSAPVADDEIYDDVESQSFPPPPPASSLPKLKPVKEKPEEKDPKKQKKFEKEEKEFRKKFKYDGEIQVLYKITIVTPLANKKWGNKDLPLKPGEVLDVIQKAVGNKLICRNEDGKFGFVSTTNIIAEDADIYDDIGEDCIYDND is encoded by the exons ATGTTCCCTTCAGTGACCCGGACTGACAGTAGCCGCACTACTCGCCCT GACAACAAGGCGGATGTGAAGGCTATCATGGCCAGGTTCAATACTAATAACAGTCCGGGTGAGGGACTTCCTGGGAGTCGCCCCAAAGTGGCCGTCCACCCAACCTTCTCTGGGGGATCGTCATTACAAGCCAAGAAAGCTACACTAGAGAGCAACCTGTCTGGGAACATGTCCTCCAACACTGCCCCCAAACCAGCGTTCCTCAAGAACACAGGTCCGGTGAAAACCGAAGAAAAGAATGACAAGGATCTTCCTTTCCCCAAGCTTAAGCCGACAGGAAGCAAATTTGGTGGCGTCAACAATGCCCAGGAGGAAAGTAAACCTCCGTTCCCCAGACAGCAATTCAAGCCAAAACCTCCAGAGACGTCAAAGGACAGCGAACCCAAGTCTCCTTTTCCAAAGCCACCGCTGAATAAGCCGACTCTTAGCTCTAACCTTCAGGACAAAGAGCCCAAACCAGCATTTCCAAAGCCCGCAGCTGTGTCCAAGCCTCCCTGGGTCACGGAGAACTCCAAGAGCGAGGAGAAGAGCCCTGGTCCCTCTGCCggagtcaaaatgcctcacccACCCAAGCCCAAAAGCTCTTTTAAGGTCTTGAAAACGCAAGTGGAGGAAACCAATAAAACTGAGTCTGTGGGAAAGCCATTTTCAGGGGTTGTCCTTAAACAAAGCGGTGGCAGGAACTTCCCAAGTCCTTTAGTGAAGGAAAACAGTGAACCAAAAGACAACAATGACAAAGCTGAAGATACCGCAAAAAGCAACACTAAACCTATGAGTGCTTTAATTGCCAGATTAAACCAGGAAAGCTCAGAGGAGATCAAGCCTCCCCCACAGAAGCCACATTTTGGTGCACCGAAACAAAACATTCCTAACAAGCCACTTATAGACAAATTCCAGAAAGAAAACGAAGACCCATCTGCCCCGAAACGGAACCCTTTGCCTAATAAATTTGCTCTCGGGACCCCACCAGCAAAACCAAACCGGCCCCCAAATGTTAACCTAGAACAATTCAAAAAGGATGCAGAGTCAAAAAATAACG gtCCAAGCCTGGGGCCAAAGAAAGCAGGgccaccccctcctcctccaccctcAGCACATCCCAGCAcccaaccaccaccacccctcGCCTCTCACCCCTCGGCCTCTGGCCCACCTCTCCCCAGTTTACCACCAAGACACCCGGGAGCAAT AATCCAGCCAGATCCGGATGAGAACTATGATGATGTTGGTGTCCTGAACAATGCAGAAG GGTTTTCTGGCCAAAACCAGTGGACTGAG GAAGATGGAAGTGATGAGGAAATGTACGAGGATCTGGAGGAGCGATG GTCATCCAAGGAATCGAAAGAACAGGAGAAGAAGCGCGAGAAAGAGGAGAAGAAACGACTGGAGCAAGAGAAGAAGGAGCAGAAAGAACGAGAGAAGAAAGAGCAGGATCTGAAGAAACGATTTAAG CTGACTGGCCCACTGCAGGTTATTCACAAAGTAAAGGCAAGAGTGGACTGCAAAGGTGGCAAGAACGACCTGTGTATGAAGCAAGGGGAGGCCATCGACATCATCCGCATCACAGACAACCCAGAGGGAAAGTGGCTGGGCAGAAATGTAGATGGCTCAT TGGGTTACGTGAAAACCGAGTCGGTGGAGATTGACTACGACATCTTGAAAAGGCAGCAGAGAAGTGGAACCCTCCTGGGCATCGAAAGGCGAGTGGAGGAGGACCCTGAGGTTTATGATGATGTTGCATCCCAGGACGACTTGAACAG tGGCACTCGAGGTGGAG TTATTTTACCTCCACCACCTGAAGAAGATGAAATTTATCACGACCTCGATGACGCAGAGTTGAACGTGAG AGTGCCTCCTCCAGCAAAGTTTTCAGAAG acaAGTCAGCCCCGGTGGCAGATGATGAGATCTATGATGATGTGGAGTCTCAAAGCTTCCCTCCGCCCCCACCGGCTTCAAG tcTCCCAAAGTTAAAGCCAGTTAAGGAAAAGCCAGAAGAGAAAGACCCCAAAAAGCAGAAGAAGTTTGAAAAGGAGGAGAAGGAGTTTAGAAAGAAGTTCAAA TATGATGGTGAAATCCAAGTGCTTTACAAAATTACAATAGTGACCCCGCTGGCAAATAAGAAGTGGGGAAACAAGGACCTACCTCTCAAACCTGGGGAGGTTTTGGACGTGATTCAGAAGGCTGTGGGCAACAAGTTGATCTGCAGGAATGAGGATGGGAAAT TTGGTTTTGTTTCAACCACCAACATTATTGCAGA
- the LOC136755513 gene encoding FYN-binding protein 1 isoform X1, whose product MFPSVTRTDSSRTTRPDNKADVKAIMARFNTNNSPGEGLPGSRPKVAVHPTFSGGSSLQAKKATLESNLSGNMSSNTAPKPAFLKNTGPVKTEEKNDKDLPFPKLKPTGSKFGGVNNAQEESKPPFPRQQFKPKPPETSKDSEPKSPFPKPPLNKPTLSSNLQDKEPKPAFPKPAAVSKPPWVTENSKSEEKSPGPSAGVKMPHPPKPKSSFKVLKTQVEETNKTESVGKPFSGVVLKQSGGRNFPSPLVKENSEPKDNNDKAEDTAKSNTKPMSALIARLNQESSEEIKPPPQKPHFGAPKQNIPNKPLIDKFQKENEDPSAPKRNPLPNKFALGTPPAKPNRPPNVNLEQFKKDAESKNNGPSLGPKKAGPPPPPPPSAHPSTQPPPPLASHPSASGPPLPSLPPRHPGAIIQPDPDENYDDVGVLNNAEGFSGQNQWTEEDGSDEEMYEDLEERWSSKESKEQEKKREKEEKKRLEQEKKEQKEREKKEQDLKKRFKLTGPLQVIHKVKARVDCKGGKNDLCMKQGEAIDIIRITDNPEGKWLGRNVDGSLGYVKTESVEIDYDILKRQQRSGTLLGIERRVEEDPEVYDDVASQDDLNSGTRGGVILPPPPEEDEIYHDLDDAELNVSSALQEDSKVNTWSRGLLRMITGRDDRKKILPDSNGEIVHLVPPPAKFSEDKSAPVADDEIYDDVESQSFPPPPPASSLPKLKPVKEKPEEKDPKKQKKFEKEEKEFRKKFKYDGEIQVLYKITIVTPLANKKWGNKDLPLKPGEVLDVIQKAVGNKLICRNEDGKFGFVSTTNIIAEDADIYDDIGEDCIYDND is encoded by the exons ATGTTCCCTTCAGTGACCCGGACTGACAGTAGCCGCACTACTCGCCCT GACAACAAGGCGGATGTGAAGGCTATCATGGCCAGGTTCAATACTAATAACAGTCCGGGTGAGGGACTTCCTGGGAGTCGCCCCAAAGTGGCCGTCCACCCAACCTTCTCTGGGGGATCGTCATTACAAGCCAAGAAAGCTACACTAGAGAGCAACCTGTCTGGGAACATGTCCTCCAACACTGCCCCCAAACCAGCGTTCCTCAAGAACACAGGTCCGGTGAAAACCGAAGAAAAGAATGACAAGGATCTTCCTTTCCCCAAGCTTAAGCCGACAGGAAGCAAATTTGGTGGCGTCAACAATGCCCAGGAGGAAAGTAAACCTCCGTTCCCCAGACAGCAATTCAAGCCAAAACCTCCAGAGACGTCAAAGGACAGCGAACCCAAGTCTCCTTTTCCAAAGCCACCGCTGAATAAGCCGACTCTTAGCTCTAACCTTCAGGACAAAGAGCCCAAACCAGCATTTCCAAAGCCCGCAGCTGTGTCCAAGCCTCCCTGGGTCACGGAGAACTCCAAGAGCGAGGAGAAGAGCCCTGGTCCCTCTGCCggagtcaaaatgcctcacccACCCAAGCCCAAAAGCTCTTTTAAGGTCTTGAAAACGCAAGTGGAGGAAACCAATAAAACTGAGTCTGTGGGAAAGCCATTTTCAGGGGTTGTCCTTAAACAAAGCGGTGGCAGGAACTTCCCAAGTCCTTTAGTGAAGGAAAACAGTGAACCAAAAGACAACAATGACAAAGCTGAAGATACCGCAAAAAGCAACACTAAACCTATGAGTGCTTTAATTGCCAGATTAAACCAGGAAAGCTCAGAGGAGATCAAGCCTCCCCCACAGAAGCCACATTTTGGTGCACCGAAACAAAACATTCCTAACAAGCCACTTATAGACAAATTCCAGAAAGAAAACGAAGACCCATCTGCCCCGAAACGGAACCCTTTGCCTAATAAATTTGCTCTCGGGACCCCACCAGCAAAACCAAACCGGCCCCCAAATGTTAACCTAGAACAATTCAAAAAGGATGCAGAGTCAAAAAATAACG gtCCAAGCCTGGGGCCAAAGAAAGCAGGgccaccccctcctcctccaccctcAGCACATCCCAGCAcccaaccaccaccacccctcGCCTCTCACCCCTCGGCCTCTGGCCCACCTCTCCCCAGTTTACCACCAAGACACCCGGGAGCAAT AATCCAGCCAGATCCGGATGAGAACTATGATGATGTTGGTGTCCTGAACAATGCAGAAG GGTTTTCTGGCCAAAACCAGTGGACTGAG GAAGATGGAAGTGATGAGGAAATGTACGAGGATCTGGAGGAGCGATG GTCATCCAAGGAATCGAAAGAACAGGAGAAGAAGCGCGAGAAAGAGGAGAAGAAACGACTGGAGCAAGAGAAGAAGGAGCAGAAAGAACGAGAGAAGAAAGAGCAGGATCTGAAGAAACGATTTAAG CTGACTGGCCCACTGCAGGTTATTCACAAAGTAAAGGCAAGAGTGGACTGCAAAGGTGGCAAGAACGACCTGTGTATGAAGCAAGGGGAGGCCATCGACATCATCCGCATCACAGACAACCCAGAGGGAAAGTGGCTGGGCAGAAATGTAGATGGCTCAT TGGGTTACGTGAAAACCGAGTCGGTGGAGATTGACTACGACATCTTGAAAAGGCAGCAGAGAAGTGGAACCCTCCTGGGCATCGAAAGGCGAGTGGAGGAGGACCCTGAGGTTTATGATGATGTTGCATCCCAGGACGACTTGAACAG tGGCACTCGAGGTGGAG TTATTTTACCTCCACCACCTGAAGAAGATGAAATTTATCACGACCTCGATGACGCAGAGTTGAACGTGAG TTCTGCATTGCAGGAGGATTCTAAGGTCAACACCTGGTCCCGGGGACTGCTGAGGATGATAACGGGCAGGGATGACAGAAAGAAAATTTTGCCCGACAGTAATGGGGAAATTGTACATTT AGTGCCTCCTCCAGCAAAGTTTTCAGAAG acaAGTCAGCCCCGGTGGCAGATGATGAGATCTATGATGATGTGGAGTCTCAAAGCTTCCCTCCGCCCCCACCGGCTTCAAG tcTCCCAAAGTTAAAGCCAGTTAAGGAAAAGCCAGAAGAGAAAGACCCCAAAAAGCAGAAGAAGTTTGAAAAGGAGGAGAAGGAGTTTAGAAAGAAGTTCAAA TATGATGGTGAAATCCAAGTGCTTTACAAAATTACAATAGTGACCCCGCTGGCAAATAAGAAGTGGGGAAACAAGGACCTACCTCTCAAACCTGGGGAGGTTTTGGACGTGATTCAGAAGGCTGTGGGCAACAAGTTGATCTGCAGGAATGAGGATGGGAAAT TTGGTTTTGTTTCAACCACCAACATTATTGCAGA